The genomic segment GCTCATTATCTGCCCGGGTCTTCCTACAGTGAGAAAATGCTGATTGCTGATGAGGTGAGCTTTGTGCAGAATTATCCTTTTTCACTATGGAATTTCTGTAGTTGGGAAGATAGGCACGCTTCATCATgcaaagtccttttttttttttttttttttttttgcactaaTCTTTAAGCAAGAGTCTTAAAATTAGAACTGTACCTAGACCTCTTCAAACACAGATGTCTGACTAAAATTTTCCTAAGTCTATAATATTATCAAATCTAATGTTTCCACCAGAGCTTGTTCAAAGATCAGactaaaagtatttttacagaATAGATCAGGTTTTTAGAGTGAACACGTATGCGCCTAAATTACCTTAAGGCTACATGCTCATGTTCTTTTATTATGAAATCAGTTGAAAAGTTTTCTGCTTGCTTGCTGTTTTCATGCTGAAATAATAAGCTAAAGAAGTAAGAGGAAAAGAGTGACAGGGCTGGAGATACAGAATAATGACTTCCAAAAATCATCTGTTTCCAATGAAAGTATGTAGTACAATGGAACAGGCAAGAAAGATCATCTGTATGTGTTTAACATCTTTACAGGAAATATCTAGgaagcaatttattttcttttcatttgttgtATTCATCAGTATTAATCTTCACTGCATTGAATGTACAGCAAAAACTACTTGGAGCACCTTCGGGCGGCTGTtgataaagaaaatggaaattgtGTGattgttaaaagcaaaaaactgTCTCTAGGAGATGCTAACCATTACAAATGTGAAAGCTGAGATTGGCATAATGAAATGTCAGCACAGTAGTAGAAAGAAAGCATCAGGACTGAGTCACATCATGAGTTAGAAGCACTAGGATGAGATCAAAGTTTGCAGTTCCAGTTTAGCAGAATTGAAATACGAATGCGTCTGAAGGTGAACAAACAGCAATGTTTTGCATCTTACATATTGTGCTGTAATGCATAGGTGGAAGTTTTTATATTAATACTTTACCCTCTGTAATATTCTGCCCTCTTCTAGACAGAAAGTAGAAGACTACATTGAAGTTCCTCTGTCCATGTTACTGTCTTGACTTTCAATGCTGCTTTTATGTTTGATTAcatgtgctgtgttttgctctCTTGTGCATTTGTTTGCATTAAAATAGCGCAGAAGCCAGTGAGTTTTGTAATACTGTTACTCTTCACAACCGTGGAACCCTGAcattttgcctttgcttcttATTGTTCTAGCAATGCTGAACCAAACAGCGGTCAGGGAGTTCATCCTTTTGGGCCCCACCGAcatgcaggggctgcagcactttttcttcatctcttttctgctgctctACTTGACCAGCCTTCTGGGAAATGGTGCCGTTGTGACCATGGTGATATCTGAGCCCCGGCTCTAAACACACTGACGTACTTCTTTCTGGGGAACCTGTCCTGCCTGGACATTTTCTGCTCCACAGTCACTGCTCCCAAGATGTTGACAGGCTTTCTCTTtgggcatcagcccatctcctTCAGTGCGTGCTTGGCCCAGATCCACCTCTTCCACTTCCTGGGCAGTACTGAGGCTGTGCTCCTGGCCGCCATGGCCCATGACCACTACGTGGGCATTTGCAACCGTTTGCGCTACGTCCTTGTCATGAGTCCACGGACTtgtctgctgctggctctggctAGATGGTCCACTGGCTTTGTACATGCCACAATGCACTGTCATGACCTCTCAACTGAGTTTCTGTGACTGCAACCACATCCACCACTTCGGTTGTGACATTAAGCCACGGTTGAATTTGGCTTGCAGTAGTACCAGCCTCAACACGACCCTCCTCAGTGTTGTTGCCACATCTATTGTCCTAGTCTCCATCACTCTCATAGTCCTCTGCTATGTCTATATTacctccttcctcttctgtaACGTCCAGTCCTAGGAAGGAAGATGGAAGCCCTTCTCCACCTGCATCTCCCACCCCATCATTGTGGCGCTGTTATACATACCAGTGCTCTTCACTTATGCACCACCTTCCTCAGTAAGCTCCCCTGGAATGGATGTGCAAGTGTCTCTCATGTACAATGCTCTCACCCCAGCTCTGAACCCCTTGATATACACCCTTAGCAATCAGGAGGTGAGATCTGCCCTGAAAAAAATGTTAGGGAGACAACCCATTCCCAGAGGAAAGTGACAAAAACAAGGAGAAGACGCAGGATGTCGTTACTCCACCTCTCGTATTTATAAGGAGAGAGGTCAAAAGGACACTGTATTGCATGACTCTGAAAAACTACTGATTATCTCATGTAGCTCACTGCACTTAGAAATGCATAGATCTAAATCGGGGGAGTTATCCACAGATTTAATGCTTCTTCCATCATTTTTAGACGTCTCATGTGGTCTCTGGCTTCCAGTACAGAAACATGGGTGTCTACTGCAGGATTTGAGGCACAGCTGACAGCACCGTGGAGATTTCCTGGATGATCTAAGCTATCACATGATTACTTGATGGCTATGTAGTCTCTCGCACTAGAGGCCACTGTAGCTACAGTAGCTATTTCTGTAGTAGTACATACATACTTGTAGTAGgagccacagcagcctctcacagaAGCCACACCTGTAGCCCCTCCGTTATCAAAACCTTGCCACGCAAACCCAACGTAACAGCAGATATACTTAGGCCAGATCACTTATATTGTACCAAGAGCATTAAACGAATCCGGGGCTGGGGGGCAAACTATTGCAGAGAGTACAAGAAACTGACCTCAGAATGGGATCCAAACATCTCAGAAGTGGGAGGACAAACCACACTGGCCCCAGAAGGGGGTCCAGAGGGGGACCAAATAAAAGAAGAGAGTCCCAGTTCAAAAGTGATCCACCTGACAGAGTTTGGGGCGAGCCAGGTCAAAAGTTTTGTACAAAGTAAGTTAATGGAAAGCTCAAACTGCTTGGGGAAAAGGACAGTTATGTGGAGAGCACAGGTAGGAGGAAGTGAAAGAGGTGTGAGAACAGGTGCAGGTTCTGGCAATGCCACGGAGcatcaggctgggctgtggaAGGTCTGGGTGAAGAGTGTGGGTGG from the Lathamus discolor isolate bLatDis1 chromosome 8, bLatDis1.hap1, whole genome shotgun sequence genome contains:
- the LOC136018907 gene encoding LOW QUALITY PROTEIN: olfactory receptor 12D2-like (The sequence of the model RefSeq protein was modified relative to this genomic sequence to represent the inferred CDS: inserted 2 bases in 1 codon; deleted 2 bases in 1 codon; substituted 1 base at 1 genomic stop codon), whose amino-acid sequence is MLNQTAVREFILLGPTDMQGLQHFFFISFLLLYLTSLLGNGAVVTMVISEPRLNTLTYFFLGNLSCLDIFCSTVTAPKMLTGFLFGHQPISFSACLAQIHLFHFLGSTEAVLLAAMAHDHYVGICNRLRYVLVMSPRTCLLLALARWSTGFVHATMHXVMTSQLSFCDCNHIHHFGCDIKPRLNLACSSTSLNTTLLSVVATSIVLVSITLIVLCYVYITSFLFCNVQSXEGRWKPFSTCISHPIIVALLYIPVLFTYAPPSSVSSPGMDVQVSLMYNALTPALNPLIYTLSNQEVRSALKKMLGRQPIPRGK